One region of Oryza sativa Japonica Group chromosome 10, ASM3414082v1 genomic DNA includes:
- the LOC4349079 gene encoding uncharacterized protein, producing the protein MQARRAPATLLLRRLLSLCAMAAVLLLSPSPAAVASAEPTTADDIIPALSGDDRCWWPADAPTAAAAPAGGGTGYDDAIAAVADDAVVVVAAPAAATAHRFRPRYDSAVSPGAKRELEHEARCGPRVPVRRGFPWPEWKPNCRREHGVAGAGGLGRRPWDEP; encoded by the coding sequence ATGCAAGCTCGACGTGCTCCGGCAacactcctcctccgccgcctcctttccctgtgcgccatggcggcggtgctactgctctcgccgtcgccggcggccgtggcgtCAGCCGAGCCAACGACAGCAGACGACATTATCCCCGCCCTCTCCGGCGACGACAGATGTTGGTGGCCCGCCGAtgcaccgacggcggcggcggcacccgccGGAGGGGGAACGGGATACGACGACGCCATCGCTGCCGTTGCTGACGatgcagtcgtcgtcgtcgctgcgccggcggcggcgacggcgcacagGTTCAGGCCACGCTACGACTCCGCGGTCAGCCCGGGCGCGAAGCGGGAGCTCGAGCACGAGGCTCGCTGCGGGCCGCGCGTCCCCGTGCGGCGGGGCTTCCCGTGGCCGGAGTGGAAGCCCAACTGCCGCCGCGAACATGGCGTCGCCGGTGCCGGCGGCTTGGGGCGGCGTCCCTGGGACGAGCCGTAG